The genomic DNA ATGTTTAcgagaaggggtttttttttcgcCATATAAGCACAGCAGTTTGCTCCCAGAAGAATAGTTGCATATCCTTGTGTTTCTTTGAAGTGTCTGAAAATATTAGGCCCGAGTGTCCCTACATCTCTCTGACCTAGCTGTACATTTAATGGAGGACTATCCTCAAATATGAGTGTTCTAGAAAGTAAGCTGTCTTTCTGGCCTTAAGTACCTTCGTATTGCAACTATGGCATACGAAAGTGTTTCAAAATTGCTTCTGAAGAAGCGTATGTGTTTCAATAGGTGCCACTGTTGGGTGAAATTAGGAGGAACAGGCTGCTTTCTTTCTGAATGGAACCAGCAATGGCCATTGAAAGAAGGTGCAATGCAACAAAAGTTTTCCAGCTGAAAAATTTCACGTCCTGCTCTCCCGTTGTAGAGCTCTCCGTTGAAATCAATGAGTCTTGAAAAAGAGAAGGTAGTGCTAGAATAAAACTATGTGCTTGTCCTAGTAAAGCCGCAAATGGTGTGTCATTGAAGGTTACTATGGAATTATTGAATAAAGGCTGAGAAGCTTGTTCTGCCGATCAATACGGGTGTGTATGCATGCCTATGTGCGTACGCAGGTATGCAGGTCTCAGCAGCGGCCGTTTATCTCCTGGAGGCTCTCCTACAAAATCTGCATTCAGTACTTCTCAAGTTTATAAAGAGATTTAACTTCTGGGACTGTCACAACTAAGCCGTGCGGATACTCAGGGCAAACGGACCCTGCTTTTCTGTCCCTACCACCATATTGTGATAACTTGTCTGCTCACACCTCTTCCTTCATACCAGGCTACTAATAAATaacggaaaaaaagaaattaaattttaacagGAGGAATAGGTTTGGATAGTCTCCTTTAGACTGTTTGGGATGTCTTAAATGATTTAGTCCGGCTGTGTCTGTACTTGGAAATTATGAGAGCATTGATATTAATCACTTGTCCTATTAAAATGTTAAAGAAGTCCCCGGCACAGCATTGCCTCAGACCCGTTAGCACTCTCCCACGTGGTCCCTGTGGGctacacagcccttcccgtcgtCATTTCGGACACAGCCACCCTGCTTTGGAGGTTGGGAGAACTGAAAAGCATGGAGGAGGCCACCCAGCGCCAGCGGGCCGCAGTGCCAGGACATGTCACTCCTGTCGGACCCCACCCTGGGTTTTACTTTGTGTGGTGCATGGGGAAGCTTGGAGGGGGAGCGCTGGGCACCAGTTTTAGGCTTTCCGTGACCAAAACAGTGCAAGCAGCGCTAGGGGCTGATGCCCTGGGACTGACTCCAGCGGAGGGCATAGATGGCACCAGGTCCTCCTCTGATCTTCGATAAGTTTATCAAGGCAACTAATGAAGTGTGTCCCCTCAGAACAGCCAGAGGGAACAAATATACTGGACTGCTTTAGTTTATAAGGTTTCAAGCTGTAAACTTTCCCTCAAACCATATTTCTTGAGGGGATGGTGTGTCTGTGTCACAGAGGGGGTGTCAGGGTCTGTGTCACAGATCGGAAGGTAGCGGGGGCCAGAATGGGCTCACTAGGGAATTTCTACTTTTTGGAGGGGTTTAGGCTGAATGTAGCAGGGGATGAAGGGAGGGGAGCCATTTGCTGGACTTTTGCTGGGGGTCTTACAGCCTATCCCGAAAAAGAAAAGGGGTAAAACAAAAGGGCTTCATCCATCACCCCCATGCCAAGAATAAAGGCTGATAGAGTACAAAGTGCTGTATCCCTTGGCGGATCTAAAATGACATATTCCTTCCCTTGATTCCCAGCTAGATTTGCCCTCCAGGGACCCCTCTGAGGGGTGGCACTGCAAGGTCAGCCTAGGATTCAGGATCCTTCGTGGGTGCAGGGACTGCTCGAGAGGCAAGTAAGGACATGGGACACTTGTTAAAGTCTGGCATCCCTCTACAACCCACAGggccctttctttccctttggccACCCACCTCTCCACCGTCCCCTCCAGTAAACTCATTTGGATTTTCTTccggaaaagaagaaaataacaagaACATAAAAAAAGCCCCTGTAAGGTGTGGTGGAGAGGCAGGTGCAGCCAGCACTGGGGAGTATTATGCTCTCTCTCACGGTATTACCCCTGCATGAGCCAGGGGTAACTGGATCTGAGATACACTCTGATCCTCCCAAGCCTTTAATTGGATGCGTGAGAGGTCCAAAACGCAAATCACTCTCGtgcttccccaccaccaccacgagaTACACCATCGTCTTGTCACACGAGGACGCTTACTAATGAGCCAAGCCTCCTGTCTAACCTCTGATGCTAGCAAGCTCCCAGGACGGCAAGCCAAAGAAGGCCCTTTGTAAGAGAGCCCTCCCAGCCgaggtgggggcggcggggggagaagTATTCAGTAGCTTTCCAGACatccactccttttttttttttttttgttctgcaaagaAAACGCTGCAGTTAGGCGGTGGGCAAAAGGCGGTGGCAGAACAATTAAGGAACAGTTGCTCCCTTATGTGGGATCAACCTGCGGGCCAGCGCTGGGGCCAGCGCTCGGCAAGGCTGGTGCAAACTGGAGCGAGAAGCTGGGCGTGCGGGGAGCACACGCGtgggccgggcggcagccgggggcGTGCGGGGAGCACACGCGtgggccgggcggcagccgggggcGTGCGGGGAGCACACGCGTGGGCCGGGCGGCAGCTGGACTGGAGCTCCCGGCCCGCAAAAGCCGGCGTGGCTTTTCCGAGGCTCCCGCAAGCGCCCATGCCTCCCTCCGGGGCGGTTTCCAGCGCAAACCTGGGCAGTCTGCAGCGCCTGGGCTGGGACAATGCCGTCCGCATAAGTGGGCCTTCTGTCCCCAGCTGCACCAGGGCCAGGCTCGCCCCAACCTGCaagccttttgctttttttttttttatttcttttgctcttgCAAAATCAATTTGCGGTCAGCTcactcctttccccccccccccccccttgcaaaCTTGTTAGCTATTCAGCCCCGGCGAGCACTCGTAAGCATCCTTTGTCCCAGGGAGGGCTGGAGCCCCCTTCATTAGCAGTGATTACTCTGAGCAGTTTGACAGCCTCCCAGCCCGCTTACAAGACTTTCCCATTCAGGCctgcccggggctgccccgcttCTCAAAAGAAACGGAAATATTCAAACAtctcttccccccctttccccagcTGAATAGAGGAAAAGCTGTTCCTCTTCTCCGCCCTCCCCATTCACTTCACTTTTGAtacaatattttccttctttgttaAGCCAGAGAGAGAGGGGTCAAGGCAGACTTTTTAGCGACCCTTTCCCGAGCGTTTTGTTTAATGTAAATACAAGGTCTCTCCccttatcattattatttttaaaacagccgAAGGCTGTGGAGGGCGGCAGCTCGggctgagctttaaaaaaataaagttaaaaataaaatttaaaaaagctgaaaaccCCAGGGCTTCGTACACgtgggaagggaaagggcaaaggaaaaaaaaggagggagggaaaaaaaaaaaaagcttttttccttccttaccaTAGGTGCCCGGCGCGGCTCCTCCGCGGGCGGCCGCGGTTCGGCGCGGCgagtgagcggggccgggcgacgcgcagcgctgctcggccccggcccgggcccgggaCCGCCGCGGCTCTCGTCGGGGTCACTCTGGGCTCTGCTTTCCTTCGCAGCGGCGGCGACCATTTCGAaataggttgttttttgttttttgtgtgtttttttgtgttttttttttttgtgtgtgtgccctCCCTGTGGTTAGAGGGGCAGAGCGGCTGCAGGTAGATGCCCAGCTAGCTCACTCGGAAGattcaaaataatttatgcaATTTAAGCCTTTTCTCGAAATAAATAATATGCACTCTTCGGCCGATTGTCCAaggttttcagttaaaaagaaatttcttattAGTTCTAGAGGCTGAGAGTACATGTTCATCTAATCATCTACCTCTTTATATCCCCTTTCCGACAGCCTTAATTCCCTACGAATAAACGCCACCTACTATTGCTGCATAGAAGCCAATAAAGAAATTTCAATCCACTTCAGCCGTTCCtgggaaagaaatgaagcaacGCGATCTGTTCTAGCGGTTTCCGTTCTCGGGGTGAAGCCGCGTTTTGCTCTCCCCAAGCACCGGCGGAAAGTGCCGCCTGCCAATGAAATAACCAACGCGAGCAGCGTTCAAAAAGGCAAAACGCACCGCGGTGCCcgtggagcagcagcagggttCTCGCTGGGCAAACCGGGGGGGCAGAGCGCTGTGCTGGAGGCAAACCCGGTCGGGTTTAAAAGGCAACAAACCCAATGTTACAGAAAAGGCGGTATTCGGGTGCCGGCACCCAGCTGCCCCGGGCAAGGCGGCTCCAGCCCCTCTCCCGGCTGCATGCCCTCAAAGGGGGCTGGAAATCGCAGAGGTGCAAACGGGCCCCGCTCCCCCACCCCTGCGCGCCGCTGATCCCGCTCGCACGAAATAGATATTTGGCGCTCCCGGATTTGCCCGTTCCCGACACTGTGCGATACTCCCCGCCAGAGATGCAGTTGCCTCTAAACGGACTTAAAAAGCAGCTAGTAAATACCTGCTACCTGCCCAGTCCCTCTGATGctctgtaaaaaaaacaaaaaagcaaaaaaaaacctaacGCCATGGTCAAATGCAGATTTAGCTGCAGAATCGACGTATTTCAGGCTTTAAATGCAaacttggggcagggggaagccagCGCTGACACGGGAATACGCCTCCTGCCAGGCTCGCAATAATTAATCTATTAACGGAGCTGAAATGGCCACGGCCCCTTTGCCCCCTGCCCACCTCCATGCCTTTCCAGGGCAGCTACTGCCGGTCAGGAGCTGGGCATGTCTCGCAGCCGGTGCGGTGCAGCCGCGCCCGGCTTCCCCGGCTGCAAGGCTTCGCCTGCTAAAACGAGCCGAGCAATCAGCTTACTGGGGAGGCAGCTCTCTGAGGACAGGGAAGTCAACGCAATGAGACCGAGCAGACAAAAAAAGCACAGCTCAGGCGATTTAAAGATCAATGTCAAATTGTATAATATAAAATCCTTCTGCTGGGGGAAAAAGCTTAGCACGCTCCTTAGACCTGGCGTTTGGTCTCCTCCAGCAAAACCGCTGCAAAACAAAATGAGGCAGCCGGATCGTGGGGacagccgctgccccagcgcGGGGGCCGAGGTTTGGGCTTATTTTGCCCCCGAGCCGACCCTTCCCAGGCATGGAGGGCTGTTAATTCCCGAGCATCATCTCTTTGCATTTATCGGGTCAGGGAGGAGGCGTGCTCGTCGTCCCCGGCTGGGCTGTCCCCAcatgcatttctctctcttttccttccagtcTCCCCCGTCCCTCCCCGATAATTCGCCGCCGATAATACAAGCAGTCCCAATCCTTGGAGGCGGGGGAGGAGATGCTGCcgtgctgccttgctccttcccttccctgggcaCCCTGCATGCTCCGCCAGCCGCCCtcgcccggccgcggctccgTTCCCCCCGGCTCCCTGCCTTGCAAAGCGCAAACACCCCCGGTCCCGGTGACCCGGCTATTTCGGTTCCTGCCAAGCTGACGGTGGGAAGCCCGTGGCCTCGGAGAGTTGCTCTGCCTAAGCTGGCGGGCTTGAGACCGGCACTGTCATTGCAAAGCAGATCCGAGCGTCGTTCACCAAATATTTTATTATGGTTTTAGGCTGCTTCATACAGTTTCGTCCTGCACATGCTCTACAAGTCACCTGTGCACATAgagaacaagcaaaaaataataataataattaataataataatagaaaaaaatctacCATAGCAATCccttaaataagtaaataaacattatatataatatatatatgtataaaacccTTTAAAGTAAAGTAAAACCCAACCAAAAGAACGGCGTCTTTTCAACATGAAACACCCCCGCGGGTAAGGGAAGGCGCTCAGACATTTTGCAACTTGGCATTCGTTTTtcgtgtatttttgttttgttttgcttttttttgaggCATCAATTCTGCAGAGCCTGTAGAAATAAAGGCGACAAcgatttttatcatattttttaaTGCAGTCTCCTGCGGGCCAGGAGGGTCGGCGTGACGCTGAGCGGTGCTCCCCGCCCCGGCCTTCGCGGCGGGtttgcggccgcggccgggcgcttgcaagccccgcggtgccgggcaGGCAGGCACTGGGCAGCCGCACCTCCCGCTCTCCCTGCTTTGCCATGGCGCTTGGGTCAGATGTCACATTCACTGTCGCTGGACGTGATGGAGATAGCGGAGGTGGCCGCTTTGCTGGAGAGGCTGGCtgcggggctggaggcggcccCCACCGCCTCCCCGCCGCTCTCCTCCTCCGCTTGCAGCGAGCGCACCGAGCCCTGCGTTAGGACCTGCTGCTGTAGCCTGCAAGGAAGCGGCACACTGAGCATCCCGGCCCGACCCCAGcgccccccgggcgcccccgggcccgccgcccgccgccccccgctcccaGGCAGAGCCCCTGCACCCACCTCCGGCCTGGCCGGCCGCATCCTTCACCCCTCCGCCGCCTGTCCCAACCCCCGCCGGCTGCTTGCTGCTTTCCTAGCCGGCCTCGTCCGAAGGGTCGGTAATTTCCCGCTAGACTACACGGGTTTAGCAATTCCGCCCGGGCCGGGTTTCCTCTCCAGCAGGCCTCAAATCTCTCCTCTCAGCTGATGCAAACGGCGCTGCGGGTGACAGCAGCCGGTTCCCTGCAGCGCCTTGCCGGGCAtcagcgcccggccgccgcgccccgggcaCGGCTCGCAGGGGCCGCGGGACCGCGCGCAGCCTCGTCCCCGGCCCCTCAGCGCCAGGTAGGAGCGGGGGCGGCTCCTCCGCCGCGCCCCGGCACCTTTGCTTGCGCCGCTCTTTTCGGGTTAACGTCGCGCGTTTAGAGCGCGGCGACAGAACTGCAATATTgctcttaaagaaaaagaaaaagaaaaaaagagaaagagaaagaagaaaggaaaggaaaggaaaggaaaggaaaggaaaggaaaggaaaggaaaggaaaggaaaggaaaggaaaggaaaggaaaggaaaggaaaggaaaggaaaggaaaggaaaggaaaggaaaggaaaggaaaggaaaggaaaggaaaggaaaggaaaggaaaggagaaaaagaaaagaaagggaaagaaaagaaacaagaaaaaagtatcCCAAGAAACGTGCCAGGGTGACTCCGACCCGCCTGAGATTTAATGTAAGGCGGCTCTGCGCAAACGCCGGGGCGAGCAAGCGACACTGGAGAGGGGCACTGCCCGGAGCCGGGCCGGCTCTGCTCCAGACGGAGGTGCGTGAAATGGGTGTCTGCGTGCTCGGGCAAAACTTGGCAGTGTGATTCTCTCTGCTTAGCCGCCAAACACGACCCTTTCTCTCTTGGTCTTTCTGGGGTCACGGCAGCTTCTGCAGCCCGGGGTGCCCGCGCggtccctgccctgcccgctcccccgaGCAGAGCGGGGAGCCCAGGTCGGGACCCCCCTACAATAACagcaaagctgtgttttttttttttcccccgcagcTCCTAATTTACCTCGCTGCATTTCCCGCGGAGCAGCTCCCCGGCGCCTGGGCtcatctccccttcccccaaagcGGGGCTCGCCGGagcgctggggctgccctgcctctgccgccGGGCTCGcacggcccccggcgccccggccccggcggcggcgacgaGAGTGCCGCGGGACGGGCGCGGAGCCGACGGGGCGGGCAGCACCTACCTGTTCTTAGCGGCTGCTGCCCTGTCCCTTTGCCTGCGGTTTTTGAACCAGTTGCCCACTTGCGTGGGGGTAAGTCCCGTGGCCTGAGCCAGTTCCCGCTTTTTGCTGGGGTTGGGGTAAGGGTCCTGCAGGTACCACTCCCGCAGCAAGTGCCTCGTCCGCTCCTTGAAGCAATGTGTCTTCTGCTCGCCGTCCCAGATGGTGCGGGGCAGCGGGAACTTCTTCCTCACCCGGTACTTGTCCACCGGCCCCAGGGGTCGGCCTCGCAGCTTCTCCGCCTCCTGGTAGTGCGCTTCCAGCCAGAGGGCTTGCAGTTTGGCGTGGGACTCCTTGGTGAACTTGTGGTTCTCCAGGATGTGGTAGAGCTCCCGGTAGTTCCCCGTGTGAAAGGCCACGATGGCCCGGGCTCTCAGCACCGACTCGTTCTTGTTCAGGGCCTCGCATGCCGCGGGGGCCACGGGCAGGGACCAGAGGAAGCGACCCAGGCGCTCAATGTCGCCGCTCTCCTCCAGGGTCTCGCATACCCCGGCCACCTGCTGCGGGCTGAAATTGAGGATGGGCAGCTGGAACATggaggcggcgccgcgctccgcgctccgcgcagcgcccgcggcgGTGCCCGCacagcccgcggccccgggcgagCGGGCAGGggcccccggcggccgccccgcggcccgctTCTGCCTCCTCCGGCGCCGGCGGAGCTGCCGCGGGAGGGACGGCGGCGCTGGCTGTGCCGGGAGAGGCGATGGGGAGCGCACGGCGGCTCCGGCGactgggggcggcgggcaggggcgaggcggaggaggatggagcagggggagggcgggcgtggggggagggagggaagggaaagggagggaaagagaaaaagaaaaaaaaaaaaacgggggcaaaacacacacacacgcacagacagacacgcacacatacaACCTcagccccacgccgccgccgtgCTGCCGGAGAGGCCGGTTTGCGATTGGGCTGGGCAAGACCGGCTGCCGGGTTTCCATGGCGGGGGCTGTCACTCACTGTCAGCCGCTGCCAATCAAAGCTGAAGGCAGCTCGCCGCGGCGCTTTCAGCACCTCCCCGGGCTCgacagcgcccgccgccgccgccgccccgggctccgcgcccgccgcccccggtgcAGCCGCCCTCGCCTCCTCCACGCACTCCCTGCCCGGCCAAGCTCCGCCGTCCGGCCTGGTGCTGCGTCCCCAAGGCTCGGCACCCGCtgcggtcggggggggggggatgaggcaGGGACCGCGGAGTCAGGGAGGAAATCGGATGAAATGATGCAGCGGTGCTGGGAGGGCCCGTGGCGACGGAGGCAGCCGGAGGGCTGCAAGAGGAGCCTGGATTTAAAGAACAACTTCCCCCTTCTCCCTATAGGTGACTTCCCATCTCTGATAAGAGTAATTAACTGTAAAGAGCTCAGCGCCCTTCCCTGTTCAACTGaagctttataaatatatatatatatatttagcattTAGAACCTTATTGTTTTCAGCTGACTGGCCCTGAATAGACGCCGCGAACCGTCGCGGGGAGTGAGAAGTCATTTGTAGGTCAGGATAGCAACTTGAAGCAGATTTCAGGAATCTTTTGAAATATTGATTACTTAGTAGTAATCATTCCCCACGGGTTTTTCCTCCCCACGCCCCAAGCGAGCGATCCCCGGGCTGGGAGGGAGGTGAACGCCCGGCTGCCCCCGTCACCCCTccgcagaggggaaagcagagcggGGTAACCTCCAGCGCTCTCGGGGCAGGAATGAAATCACTTTCTGAGCTGTTAAGAAACAATTTGTtttctgaagagaggaaaaaaaaaatcaaacagccaCGCTATAGTCTACATAGAGCTACTCAATGACAATTTCTTCTCGGGAACATTAGGGGCCATGCTTGGAAAGGCAGCATATATTTGGAATTAAGCTCAATAtgttctctcctctgctctttgcaatgcatttttttctggaacacTTGTCAAAGAAATGCGTCCTTAATCTGATATCTTGCTGTTGtctctttcccctttttcttttcttctttgttttttatttttatttttatttatttttaggaagctCCTTTGCCGGTTGCCCATAGACGGAAATTAACTAGATTTACATTTTCTCCAATCATTTCTCCGCAGAAAGGAGCTGGACTGGGGCTCGCCGTCTTTTCTTTAGTATCAAGTACAATTTGTCTTTTGCTTGTGAAGATTTGGTAAATCAGAAGGCAGATAGATAGCGCAGATGGTCGGAGGTGTCGGGTCAGATTATGGTACGCCTCAGTACAGTGCTAAGCTCATTCTGACGGAAAACCCTGATATTATTTTCACAGATCTACACAGTTCACTTGAAAAAAACCCTCCGAGCCATTTACATCATTTATGTGAGGCTCACAGCTAGCGGGATGGAAAAGCTTTCAATACTGCTCATTTTCATAAAAACCGACAGAGCTGGGAAGACATAAAAGCACATACAAAACTCACGAGTTCAGAGACACTtaacagaaactttaaaaaaggggagggggtacTCTTCGGCTTCACCTTGCAGATCCAGGTTTGGTATGTCAATCCGcttaagggaaaaggggaaagaaaaaacatcgcatagaaataaaatatcatcTACAAATGTTGCTGAGGTTCAAACACGGAGAGAGAGTTCCCCTTCCAACCCATGCCCTCTCCGCTAGGGAGAAGCGGTCATGGGAGCGGTTCTGTGAAGGATCCCAAAGACCACCCCCCCCTCCTCGCCCTAgacagaaggggggggggggaaacccaaaTTCCGCGATATGAGCATCGGGCTTCCCTGGAGAGGGGGTGAGAAGGTGGTAACCTGTGCAGAGCCGGGCGCTTTCCTGCGGTGCGTCTGAGCCTccggccccagcgccccggcGGCCCGGAGAGCATCCCCGCACAGAGGCTGACGGATGCAGAAGGTGGAGGGGTGGAAACCCTGCCACGTCCAGGGTGTTAATGGACAGTTCATTCAGATGGGCcatattattattgttatcactgtaaatctttttttttttttttttcaaattaaacgTGCACACTATCCGGCGAGGGAGTTACTGGGCTGCAGCCTCATGGCCATGAACAGAGCGAGACAGGCTCCATAATGAAAGCCAAGTCTGCAGGCTAAAGAAATGCATCCTCATTAAGCGCAGGGAGAGCCACCCGCGGGGCGAGGGGCTGTCCCCCAGGTCCCCGCCGTCGCTCCCCAGGAAAGGGTCCGGCTGGGGAGATCCTGACGGCCTCgctgggaggagaaggaagggggaaaggggaCGCCGAAAATACTTAGGAGTCCTGCCTTAACCGTTTACAGTGTGACCGAGGGGAAAaacagcccagccccagcagctctgcgCCCGCCTCCTGCAGCTGTAAACGCCGGGATGAAGTGCCACCACCGGCCTTCCCGACCCTCTCCAACCCTCCCGGGCGTTTCAGCCTTCAGGGAGGGAATTTGGGGCGAAAGGAGCAActtcccggcggcggcggcggcggggagagcgATGGCTGAAAGCCTAGGGGTGCATTCGGGCGGGTCCGCttcatctctgcattttttttctttttcgtaTAGCAGGGGCGCTACTAGCCACATTATTAGCCAGCGATAATAACGGCCTTAATTCAGGTAACAGCTCTGACCTCTGCTACAGGTAGTGCGAGGAGTTATCCCTATAGAGGTTAATCCACTTGTGAATGAGGAACAAAACTGCACATTAGAAATGATtcatcagaaataaaatactgtcaTCAGTGTACATCTGCCTGATAGAATTGTCTCCATTGACATAACGTGCTCTTACGTTGGCCTACGGACCAGACGTCCCTGGACAGTATACTAAAGCGAAAATATATTGAATGATGTATCCATATACCTTCACATTCAGCAGTGCAATCCTACGGGGTCCCAGAATCACAGTCACTAGAGGTCATTTATCTAGACGGAGTTTTCAAACGCGGCAGAGGTGTGAATACTTTTTTAAACCTTTGATCGGCATTAAGTATTGCAATAAAAATACTCCTGGCAACGAAAAGCCCCGGGCAGCTTCTgcgctgcgccctggccccgcgcCTGGCTTTCTCCCCGCTTCCCCAGCTCGTCCCGGGCAGTCGGAGGAGGAGGGACGCTCAGCAAGAGGAAAGTGCCCGGAGCCGCTTAtagaaaaggttattttaaaaaatgcccgTGCTCTCCGCTGGCTGCCgcggctcggccgccgcggcACCGCAccggggcccccggggccgttTCCCCGCCGCAGACCGGGACTTTCGGCGgaggaaggggctcaggctcAGCTCGGTTTGACTATGTGGTGGCGACTGCTTAGGGAGGGAAACGACCGGCGTTTCTAGCATTGAACCTCGCACAAAACCGTTGGCTCTGCATTTCGTTTAATTCCAAGGTTACATACAACTTTAAACACTGAACACCCGCGCCCCAAAGAAAACTCGTGTTGGTCAAGCAGCCCTCGAGCACTAGGTAGCCTTAAAATCTCCCCAGATCTTCACGCCAGCGATGGAGTCGCACAGTGTCGGCGTGTGTTTCGCGTGTTTGcctttattatttttagagtGTCATCCTTGTTGAAATAGCAGCTATCAATCACTCattttattcctaaaaaaaaaaaaagagtcgtGCTTAAAGCTGTCACCTGCTGATTATTAGGAAGTGTGTGTAGGTTAGTTCCTCAGTTGAATTACTGATGTCCGCCAGAAGTATCGAAGCGTCCCTAAAACGCTGTCGGCCGACAAAGATGTTAGCCGGATAATCCATTTTCCGCTCTCAGACCACGCATTTATTAACTCTTCGCCCTTCTGGCTAGGATCTCGGTTTCCTGTAATATGGGAGTATCAGA from Struthio camelus isolate bStrCam1 chromosome 5, bStrCam1.hap1, whole genome shotgun sequence includes the following:
- the SIX6 gene encoding homeobox protein SIX6, which gives rise to MFQLPILNFSPQQVAGVCETLEESGDIERLGRFLWSLPVAPAACEALNKNESVLRARAIVAFHTGNYRELYHILENHKFTKESHAKLQALWLEAHYQEAEKLRGRPLGPVDKYRVRKKFPLPRTIWDGEQKTHCFKERTRHLLREWYLQDPYPNPSKKRELAQATGLTPTQVGNWFKNRRQRDRAAAAKNRLQQQVLTQGSVRSLQAEEESGGEAVGAASSPAASLSSKAATSAISITSSDSECDI